The proteins below come from a single Salinilacihabitans rarus genomic window:
- a CDS encoding GNAT family N-acetyltransferase, producing MTPRSPPAATPDRPLPPVRLVDDEGVTVRVRPYRPSDRDRLFEMYEDFDPNHRAQGIPPLTATRRENWLDRLLEEGTNFVAEREGRIVGHSLYVPSSRPEPELAVFVHQAFHGRGIGTALCECVVASAAARGRDALVLEVEQCNRVAVRLYRSLGFETVETRRGEMQMRLPLSPADAIRVRIPAAAATRDWRPAD from the coding sequence ATGACCCCCCGGAGTCCCCCCGCGGCGACGCCCGACCGCCCGCTGCCGCCCGTTCGCCTCGTCGACGACGAGGGGGTCACCGTGCGCGTCAGGCCGTACCGGCCGTCGGATCGCGATCGGCTGTTCGAGATGTACGAGGACTTCGACCCGAACCACCGCGCGCAGGGCATCCCGCCGCTGACCGCTACCCGACGGGAGAACTGGCTCGACCGCCTGCTCGAGGAGGGGACGAACTTCGTCGCCGAGCGCGAGGGACGGATCGTCGGCCACAGCCTCTACGTCCCGAGTTCGCGCCCGGAGCCCGAACTCGCGGTGTTCGTCCACCAGGCGTTCCACGGCCGCGGCATCGGGACGGCGCTGTGTGAGTGCGTCGTCGCCTCCGCGGCCGCTCGCGGGCGCGACGCGCTCGTGCTCGAAGTCGAACAGTGCAACCGCGTCGCCGTCCGCCTCTACCGCTCGCTCGGGTTCGAGACGGTCGAGACCCGGCGGGGCGAGATGCAGATGCGTCTGCCGCTGTCCCCCGCCGACGCGATCCGCGTCCGGATTCCGGCCGCCGCGGCGACCCGTGACTGGCGGCCGGCGGACTAG
- a CDS encoding PadR family transcriptional regulator yields MYDLTAFQRDLLYVTAGLDDPHGLAIRDELESYYSSEVHHGRLYPNLDELVEKGLIEKGALDRRTNVYSLTDRGRREIEDRREWEDGYLDDLAGD; encoded by the coding sequence ATGTACGATCTCACCGCCTTCCAGCGCGACCTCCTGTACGTGACCGCGGGGCTCGACGACCCCCACGGGCTCGCGATCAGGGACGAACTCGAGAGCTACTACTCCTCGGAGGTCCACCACGGCCGGCTCTACCCGAACCTCGACGAACTCGTCGAGAAGGGGTTGATCGAGAAGGGGGCACTCGACCGGCGGACGAACGTCTACTCGCTCACCGACCGGGGCCGGCGAGAGATCGAGGATCGGCGCGAGTGGGAGGACGGCTATCTCGACGACCTCGCGGGGGACTAG